The Microbacterium sp. LWH7-1.2 genome window below encodes:
- a CDS encoding beta-galactosidase translates to MSEIARRIRYGGDYNPEQWPTTVWDEDVRLMQQAHVTTATIAVFAWAKLEPAPGQYDFGWLDDVFDRLSRAGIRVILATATASPPAWLAHRHPESLPVTIDGVRLAFGSRQQFSPSSAAYRHHALRLVTELAARYADHPALEAWHVGNEYGNHVTRSYDPETAEAFRIWLHNRYGDIDTLNAAWGTAFWSQTYRSFAEVGVPSAAPMIRNPTQVLDFDRFSSDALLELYRAEAEIIRSYAPDTPITTNFMSFFKDVDYWSWTPHVDVVSDDLYPDPADPRSYVLSAATRDLMRSLGAGKSWLLMEQATSAVNWRPPNVPLADGRHRLNSLQAVARGADGVLHFQWRQSAAGAEKFHSAMLPHAGEDTRVHRGVRALGAELRELGDLVGAGVPARVALCFDWDSWRAIEQDGTPATVDYLDTVLRFYEGFLRRGVTVDFLHPEADSTAYSLVVAPAAHVLSDDAVHALASVPARGGTLVVTYLSGVVDENLHVRLGGYLGGEGALRSALGVRVEEFAPVADSTAFDVTGDYAGASDFWQELIRVDDAQVEVVSSFASGFAAGSPAITVKRGVGGAGAAWYVGTRPSTALVDKLVSAWLADSNIPAAFEHAVTGIETVLRGSRRFVANHSEAPVRLSVDNRQIELSGHDCTWIGTREEPIEITSTSAGPTLIPSEGEIQRCEHVGALMIARPGSPDPAE, encoded by the coding sequence ATGAGTGAGATCGCTCGTCGCATCCGGTACGGCGGCGACTACAACCCGGAGCAATGGCCCACCACGGTGTGGGACGAGGACGTCCGGCTCATGCAGCAGGCGCACGTCACCACGGCGACCATCGCCGTCTTCGCATGGGCGAAGCTCGAACCGGCGCCTGGCCAGTACGACTTCGGCTGGCTCGATGATGTATTCGACCGTCTGAGTCGTGCTGGCATCCGTGTGATCCTGGCGACCGCCACGGCATCGCCGCCGGCCTGGCTTGCACACCGGCATCCCGAATCTCTGCCTGTGACGATCGACGGCGTGCGGCTCGCCTTCGGGTCGCGTCAGCAGTTCAGCCCGAGTTCTGCAGCGTACCGGCACCACGCGCTGCGCCTCGTGACCGAGCTCGCCGCCCGGTACGCCGACCACCCCGCCCTCGAGGCGTGGCACGTCGGCAACGAGTACGGCAACCACGTGACCCGCAGCTATGACCCGGAGACGGCGGAGGCTTTTCGCATCTGGCTGCACAACCGCTATGGCGACATCGACACGCTGAACGCAGCATGGGGCACGGCATTCTGGTCGCAGACATACCGGAGCTTCGCAGAGGTGGGTGTGCCCTCCGCCGCCCCGATGATCCGCAACCCGACGCAGGTGCTCGACTTCGACCGATTCAGTTCCGACGCGCTGCTCGAGCTCTATCGCGCCGAAGCGGAAATCATCCGCTCCTACGCCCCGGACACCCCGATCACGACCAACTTCATGTCCTTCTTCAAGGACGTCGACTACTGGTCGTGGACGCCGCACGTCGACGTGGTCTCCGACGACCTCTACCCGGATCCTGCCGACCCGCGCAGCTATGTGCTGTCAGCAGCGACACGAGACCTCATGAGGTCGCTGGGCGCCGGAAAGTCGTGGCTGCTCATGGAGCAGGCGACTTCCGCCGTCAACTGGCGGCCGCCCAACGTGCCGCTCGCGGACGGTCGGCACCGTCTGAACTCGCTGCAAGCCGTCGCACGCGGCGCTGACGGCGTCCTCCATTTCCAGTGGCGTCAGTCCGCCGCGGGCGCAGAGAAGTTCCATTCCGCGATGCTTCCGCACGCGGGCGAGGACACGCGCGTACACCGGGGCGTGCGTGCCCTCGGCGCAGAGCTGCGCGAGCTGGGGGATCTGGTCGGCGCAGGAGTGCCCGCGAGGGTCGCGCTCTGCTTCGACTGGGATTCGTGGCGGGCGATCGAGCAGGACGGCACCCCGGCTACGGTCGACTATCTCGATACCGTTCTGCGGTTCTACGAGGGATTCCTGCGCCGAGGCGTCACGGTGGACTTCCTGCATCCCGAGGCGGACTCGACGGCATACTCGCTCGTGGTCGCACCCGCGGCACACGTACTTTCTGACGATGCCGTGCACGCGCTCGCGTCTGTCCCCGCTCGCGGTGGCACGCTCGTGGTCACCTATCTCAGCGGCGTCGTGGACGAGAATCTCCACGTCAGGCTCGGAGGGTACCTGGGAGGCGAGGGGGCTCTGCGCAGCGCGCTGGGAGTCAGAGTGGAGGAGTTCGCACCGGTCGCGGACAGCACCGCCTTCGACGTCACGGGCGACTACGCGGGCGCGTCGGACTTCTGGCAGGAGCTGATCCGGGTTGACGACGCGCAGGTCGAGGTGGTGTCGTCGTTTGCGAGCGGCTTCGCGGCGGGTTCTCCCGCTATCACGGTCAAACGTGGTGTCGGCGGCGCCGGGGCAGCTTGGTATGTCGGCACCCGACCGTCGACAGCACTGGTGGACAAGCTCGTCAGCGCTTGGCTCGCCGACAGCAATATCCCCGCAGCCTTCGAGCACGCCGTCACGGGCATCGAGACGGTCCTCCGCGGAAGCCGACGATTCGTCGCCAACCATTCCGAAGCACCTGTGCGACTGAGCGTCGACAATCGCCAAATCGAGCTGTCTGGCCATGACTGCACATGGATCGGGACGAGAGAAGAACCGATCGAAATCACTTCGACGAGCGCCGGTCCGACGTTGATCCCGTCCGAAGGGGAGATCCAGCGGTGCGAGCACGTGGGAGCGTTGATGATCGCACGCCCTGGGTCGCCTGACCCGGCAGAGTGA